AAATATTTTTCTAAAGATAAAGTTGGTTTAGCAAATGGTATTTACGGTATGGGGAACTTAGGAACAGCAGTTTCTGCATTCCTAGCACCACCTATTGCGGGTGTGATTGGATGGCAATCCACTATTAAATTATACCTTATTGTAATGGCTGTCTTTGCGATTGTTATGTTCTTCTTAGGAGACAATAAAGAACCAAAAGTGAAAGTACCACTCGTTGAACAATCACGTAAGCTGATGGCGAACTACAAATTATATTACTTGAGTTTTTGGTATTTCATTACGTTTGGTGCCTTTGTGGCTTTCGGTTTATTCTTACCTAACTATTTAGTGACGCATTTCGGTATTGATAAAGTAGATGCTGGAATTAGAACCGGTGTATTTATTGCCTTAGCAACATTCTTACGTCCGGTAGGGGGAATGTTAGGAGATAAGTTTAACGCAGTAACGATGTTGAAAATTTTCTTCTCTATTATGATTGTAGGATCATTCTTATTAGGAGTTTCTCATAATATTTTCTTCTTCACACTTGGCTGTTTAACAGTAAGTGTATGTGCAGGTATTGGAAATGGACTCATCTTCAAACTTGTGCCACATTACTTTACAACCGAAGCGGGTGTGGCAAACGGCATCGTTTCCATGATGGGAGGTCTCGGTGGTTTCTTTCCACCACTTGTCATTTCAGCGGTAACGGGAATGACAGGAACAAGCCATTTAGCCTTTATATTATTAAGTGTCTTCGGTATTATTGCATTAATCACTATGATGAATTTATCAAAACGTGAAAAAAACGTAGCATAAACAATGTTTAGCGCTAGAACTACATTAATAGGTTCTAGCGCTAATTTTATTTGCGCTATTGAAAGTTATGGGTGCGTCATAGGCACTATGACGGAAACGATAGTGGGCGATATTCCCATCATCGATAGCATCATGTTTTATGTCAATGCAACAATATTTAGGATAAGAAGTGGGTATTAATGATACTTTCTAAGACCACGGGCAACTCAACAAACGCACTTTGTTTATGGATGCGCTCAGTAACTTTATGTGCATCTTTACCAATGGGGCCACAGTTTATTAATGGTGCTTGAATGGCCTCAATATCTTTAAAAGGGATTTTATATGTTCGATTAAATACGGGTGTTTGTTGTTCAAATGCTTCAAAACCCGAACCGTTTGGTGAAGGTGCGACATAACTTAAATCACTAATGCCATTAAAATAATGTATACGTTCTGAACTTCGATTAAACGTTTCTTTAAATGTTTTACAAATTGTCTGCCCTACAGCTTCTATCATTGGATGAAATGATGCGTTCGTAGCTGGATAATAGGGTGGTGTAAAGAATGTCACGACAGTTGGGCCTAAATCACGACACATATTCATCAGCATATCCACTATCGTAATCGATTGCGTGTGCGGTGCTGAATCTTGTGCGATGACATCATCAATCATTTGTTGAACGGTACTTTCATCATGAATATGCACCGCATGTTGATAGAGTTCTTCATAGGTCATGAACTTTATGTCGATATCAAATGCAATGTCTTCTGCATTAATCCGTGTTTCGTA
The sequence above is a segment of the Staphylococcus hyicus genome. Coding sequences within it:
- a CDS encoding nitrate/nitrite transporter; this translates as MNKSKGGLQLGLQTLSLVAGFMVWSIIAPLMPFISQDIKISSGQLSIILAIPVILGSVLRVPFGYLTNIVGAKWVFFTSFIVLMIPVFLLSQAASPGALMFAGFFLGVGGAIFSVGVTSIPKYFSKDKVGLANGIYGMGNLGTAVSAFLAPPIAGVIGWQSTIKLYLIVMAVFAIVMFFLGDNKEPKVKVPLVEQSRKLMANYKLYYLSFWYFITFGAFVAFGLFLPNYLVTHFGIDKVDAGIRTGVFIALATFLRPVGGMLGDKFNAVTMLKIFFSIMIVGSFLLGVSHNIFFFTLGCLTVSVCAGIGNGLIFKLVPHYFTTEAGVANGIVSMMGGLGGFFPPLVISAVTGMTGTSHLAFILLSVFGIIALITMMNLSKREKNVA